In the genome of Anaerolineales bacterium, the window CTTCGCCAACGGATGGCAGGGAGGTGAGCGGGGAACGCGGGTTCTGCCCTTGGACGGGGGAACGACCGGGTGGACGAGCGACAACGCGAACGCCAAGAACTGGGTGAATGGCATCAACGTCTACGATCCGGGAGTCGCGTATATCAACAACGGCAGTCCGTTGCCGGATCCGGTGCCGATCCATCCGGTGCGGATGTACACCGCGACGAACGAATTCCAAGGGATGGTCTGCCTGCGCACCCTGGTGGCGGCGGATCCCTCCTCCGATCCCAAAGCGGAGGCGATTTCCGCCTGCGGGACGACCAACATCGGCGGCGGCCTGCTGATGGCCGGCAACCAGTTCGCCAAGGCGAAACGGCCCGACGCCTTGTGGGTGGTGGTCCTCCTGACCGACGGGATGGCCAACGCCACTTTTGCCACCCGCCAGGATCTGGGGATGGGTCTGCCCGACGAGGCCATCGTCCTGCCGGGAGGCTCGGATCCCGATTATGATTCGGTGATAAAGACGGAGGTGATCCCGAATTTCCCGCTGGGATTCTGCCCGAGCGGCACCTGGGACGGGCCGTCGGTGGATCCGGCCTTTTCTTATTGCCAGGATCACGACGCGAAGAACTACAACTCGCCTACCAGCGGCTCGTACGACGCCGACGATTTCGCCCGGGATATGGGCCGATTCGTCGGCTGTCCGGCGGTCGTCGCCTCGCCGGCGACCGGATGCGGCTCGACCAAGGGGCAGGGGGCGGTGATCTTCGCCATCGGGCTGGGCGATGAGATCGACCGCCGGGATCCCAACAACTTCGCCTACGGAGGCGAACTGCTGAGGTTCATCGCCGCAATCGGCGACGACGGCAACCCGGACACCAACCTGTGCGCCTCGGAGCCCGATTACAAGAAGAATTGCGGCAACTACTACTACGCCCAGGAAGGCACGGACCTCGGACCGGTGTTCGAGGCGATCTATTCGCGGATCTTCACCCGGCTGACGGCCTGAGTGCTCCGGACCGGACGGAGAAAAGAGGTTACGATGATCACAGAACTGATCCTGGGAATGAAGACCGCCGCCGCCGGGAGCCCCTCCGGAAGGCGGCGCACCCGCGGCCAGTCGCTGGTGGAGTTCACGCTGGTCCTCCCGGCGCTGCTCTTGCTGATCTTCGGGATCATCGAGTTCGCGCGGATTTTTTATTCCTGGCTGATCGTCACCAACGCGGTGCGCACCGGAGAGCGCTACGCCGTCACCGGCGACTACATGGAGAAATACTGCGAGGGCGCGCACGGCGCGATCGCGGACAGCCGCGGCGACAACGACGGCGATTACTGCGAGAAGATCATCGACACCTCGAATTCCGCGCACGCCCAGGCGCAGGACGAGATGCGGGCCCGGGAGGAGGACTACGCCCGGCTGATGTCGATCGTCGAGGTCACCAACAACGCCGCCAGCGGGTTGCTGCGGGCGACCGAATCTTCCAGCAACCCCCTGTTCCCCACGGTGGCATTTAAAACCCCGGGCTACTTCCACATCGTCGTCTGCAGCAACAGCAAGGGATTCGGCTACACCAAGATGGGCAGCGCGGCCGACTGCGAATGCACGCCGCACGACGACGCCGGCAACCCGATGGAGGGGATGGTCCGGGTGCAGGTGTCGATCACCTTCGAGCATCCGCTGATCATGCCGTTGATCAGCTCGGTCTGGCCGCACATCACCCTGCACGCCGAGCGCAGCGGCTTCCTCGAGCAGTTCCGCGTGGCGCGCGTGCTGGGGGTGGCGCCGCCCGGAATGCTCTACAACACCAACACCTTCACGCCGATCACGCCGACGCTGACGCCGACGATCACCCTCACGCCGACGATCACCGACACGCCGACGATCACGTACACGCCGACCGACACGGCCACCCCGACCTCGACCGACACCACGACCAACACCAACACGCCCACCTCGACCAGCACCAACACGCCCACGCGGACGGTCTTCACCAGCACGCCTTCCCACACCCGGACGGCGAGCCGGACCTACACCCCCTCGCGGACCCGGACCCCGACCCGGACCCGGACGGCCACGCGGACTCAGACGACCACGCCGACGATCACCAACACGCCGACGATCACCTACACCCCGTCGCGCACGCTTTCGCCGACGATCACCTACACGCCGTCGATCACCTACACTCCCAGCCGGACCTACACCCGGACGATCACCCGCACGTCGACGTCCACCCGCACTCCGACGAGAACCCGGACTCCGACGCGGACGCGAACGATCACGTCCACGCCGACGCGCACGTCCACCTATACGATCACGCTGACTCCCTCGCGCACGTACACCCGGACGCCGGTGACCCCGACCCTGACGCCCACCCGGACCATGACCCGGACGCCGGTGACGCCGACCCTGACGCGCACGCACACACAATCTCCTTCGCGCACTCCCGTGATCCCTTCGCAAACGGCGACGCCGACTCCCTCCCGTACGTTGACTCCGTCCGTCACGCGAACCGCAACGCGCTCGCCGAGCCGGACTCCTTCGCGGACCTATACGCCGGCTTCGCCGACCATGACCCGTACATTGACGCCGTTGCCGACGATGCACATCGGTTGAGGCGCGGAGGGGCGGAACAGAATATCAACGGGCTTTGCGGCCGCGGCGGTCCACCGGACCGCCGCGGCCTTCTTACCCGCATGCGCCGGAGGATGAACGCCCCGCGGCCCGATCCGCGTCCGCCCTCGGCGCAATTTTATCCGGGGGAAGCGGGGCGTCGCCGCGCGGCAATTTCTTTTTTGAGTACAATCTCCCCATGCGCGCCTTGGATCGCCGTCTGCTTGCCCGCTGGCTCCCCGTCCTGGTCTTCGGGACGGCGATCCTTTCCTGGATTTGGATCTATTCCCGGTTCCTGCGCTTTTTTTTCTACGTCCCCAACCCGTTCCTGCCCCAGCTTACGCTTATCCAATGGCTGACCGGTTTCGCCGCCGCAATCCTGGCTTTGGCCCGGGCGGGGCGGGAAGCCGGCCCCGACCGGCGCGCCTGGCTGTTCCTCGGAATCGCGTTGACGCTCTGGCCGCTGGCCGACGGGCTGGAGCAGTTCCTTCCGACGCATTGGTCGTTGTTTCACAACCTCCTGCCGCGCCCGGCGCATATTGCGGCGTACGGGATGGCGTTCGCCGCGGTGGTTTTCTTCGCGCCGATTCCGCAGGCGCGCTTCGGGCGGCTGAGGTTCCTGGTGGATATCGTCATCCACGCCGCCTCCTGGGGAGTGCTCCTGTGGTTTCTGCTGGTCGAGCCGGTCCTCAAGCCCTTGCAGGCCACGCTGGAATTGAGGTTTTGGATCGCGCTGTATGCGATCCTCGATCTGATCCTGCTGATGCTGGTTGTCTGGCTCCAGGGAGGGTCTGAAAGGCCCTCGCGGATGCTGTGGCTGTTGGCCGGCGGCTATTTCCTGCTCTCCACCCACGATCTGGTCACGGGGTTCCTTGTCTTGCAGGGCGGGGTTCAAGCCTACGTGTATACCGGCTTCCTGATGGTCGGGGGGTACGCGCTGATTGCCGCGGCTGCATCCGCTTCGCATCCGCGGAACGCCGCCGACGCCGAGCCCTCCCGGGCAGGCGCGGATGGATTCCGCCGGCGCTGGCGGCGGATCGAGGAGCGCTGGCTGCCGCTGGTTTCGACCGCGGCGCTGGCGATCTTTTTGGCGGCGGAATGGCGGCGCGTCGGCCAGGCCGATTCACTGCTCCTGCTGGCCACGCTGGGCCTGAGTCTGCTGCTCTTTCTGCGCGAAGGCATCATCGCCGGCCAGGCGGAAGTGGCCGGGTACGCGATGCTGATCGAGCACATCGAGGACCCCGCCTTCATCTGCGACGGCGGGGGACGGATCCTGCTCGACAATCCCCCCTTGCGCAAGCTGCATTCCAGGGTGCGGGCCTCCGACCGATTGGAGGATCTGCTTCCGGTGAGTCCGGAGTGGGATTTTTTACTCCGCGAAGCCCGAACCGGCGGCTGGGGAGGCGAAGTGTGGGTGACCTCCTCGGGGCGCGGGTCCTTTCCCGCCTGGTTGGTCCTCCAAACCCTGCCGCGCGTGGAAGGAGGGCGCGAGCGGTACGCCGCACTGCTCCACGACCTCTCCCCCCAGCGCCGGCAGGAAGAATCCCTGCGCGAAGCCTACCGCCAGGCCGAAGAATCCCGCCGGGCGCTCGAACGCTTGAGTGCGCAGCTGGAAGAGAAGGTGGCGGAAAAGACGGCGGATCTTTCCCGGGCGCTCGAACAGCTCGAGGAGCAAAACCGACTCCTGCGGTCGCTCGATCGGCTGAAATCCGAGTTCGTTGCCCTGACCTCGCATGAGCTGCGCACACCGCTGACGGCGATCGGCGGCGGATTGGAACTGATTGCCGCGCACAAGCAGCCGCTGCCGGCCGGAATCCGCACAACCCTGGACCTGGTGCGCAAGGAAACCGAACGGCTCAGCCGGTTCGTGGAGAGCATTCTCAACCTCTCGGCACTCGAGTCGGGCCGGATGCCGTTGCAGATCGGGCCGATGCGGCTGGACGAGGCGCTCGGGCGGGCGCGTTCGGCGCTCGCCGCGGCTCACGGCGGACCGAACAGCCGCAACCTCCGCCGGCTCAAGATCCGGATTGCGAAGAGCCTGCCGGACGTGGCGGCCGACGAGCATATCCTCTCCAGCGTGTTTTTCCAGCTGATCGACAACGCCTTCAAGTACGCGCCCGAAGGCCCGGTGACGGTGACGGCCGAGGCGGAGGGGAGCGGGGTCAAGGTTGTCGTCGCGGACCGCGGACCGGGAATCCCCGCCGAGCACCGGGATCGGCTGTTCCAAATGTTCTCGCGCTTGGAGGATCGCGACACCCCGCGCGTGCGCGGGGTGGGGCTCGGGCTTTACATATCACGTAAAATGGTGGAGGCAATGGGCGGGACGATCGAGTTGGCGCCGGCGAAACGCGGCCTTGCGCTATGCATCCGCCTGAGAACGTTCGCCGAGGAGACATGAATCGGAAGATTCTGCTGGTGGACGACGACGAATCTCTGCGCCAGGTGATCTCCCAGTACCTGACCCAGGAAGGGTACCGCGTATTCGCGGCCGGATCCGGTGCGCAGGCGCTGCGGCTCTTCTATGCCGAGCGGCCGGATGCGGTCCTGCTGGACCTGATGATGCCGGGGATGGACGGCTGGGAGGTGTGCGCCCGTCTGCGGGAACTTTCCGACGCGCCGATCCTCCTGGTGACGGCTCGCACCTCGCAGGAAGACAAACTGCGCGGCTTCCGGCTGGGAATCGACGACTACCTTTCCAAGCCGTTCAGCCTGGCCGAGCTGGCGGCCCGACTGCAGGCGGTGCTGGCCCGCAGCCGGAAGCCGCTCGCGGAATCCGAGCGGATTCTGGCCTGGCAGGATCTGCGCATGGACCTCGGCAAGCGCCAAGTGTGGTGCGGCGGGAAACCCGTCCCGCTCACCCCGACCGAATTCCGACTGCTGGAGATCCTGCTGCGCAAACAGGGCAGCGTGGCCAGCGAGGAAGAATTGCGCGAGGAAATCTGGGGCAGCGAACGCCCGATAGATTCTTCGGCGGTGCGGCGGTACATCTGGCTTCTGCGCCAGAAGGTCGAAATCGATCCGGCCAAACCGGCGCGGGTGCTGGCGGTGCGCGGCGCGGGATACCGCTTGGGGCCGTGAGGCCCTCTCATTCTTCCACATACGGGTGGAGAGGGGGCGGAGGGAACGGACGGTGAGAAGCTGTCAGTAAAAATCCGTGTCAACTCACTCCGATGCAAGTTTTTTTACAGGCCGATAAAAACTTTTCATTCCCCCCTCATCCCATCCTTCCGCCGCTGTTCCCCGCCGCTCTCGGGACGGGCGTTCCGGGATAAACACTCCCAGCCCACCTCTCACGATTGATGGTTTCGAATAATTGCATCCTGGTTCCGCCAATATGGGGCAGGGAAGCCGGTCTCGGCGTAATTCCGGGAAGGGCGCCCGGACCTATCCCGAGCACTTGTCCCAAGCGCCCGCCGCCAAGAGCCGCCATTCCCTTCCCAAGATTTGCGCCGGGACGGGACTTCTTTTTTTCCTACCCCCAACCCTTCCCAACCCTAAGGGTCGACAAGGGTCGACAAGGGTTGGGAAGGGTTGGACATTCGTTGGATTCCGCGGTCTTTTCTGCCGTAAAATGCATGTCCCCATTTGTCGCGGATAAATCGGTCGTTCCGAGTCGGAAGCGATTAGCGAGGCTGCCGAGGGGCGGGTGCGGTAGAATTCTCCCCATGGAGCGGATCCGCCTGCCGGCCGTATTCGCGCTGATCGCAATTCCACTCTGCCTCACCCCCTGTTCCGCTTCCGCGGCGGAAGGGGACACGGCCTATCTGTTCGGCCTCGACAACGCCCAATTCCCCCAAATCAGCGCCTTTCTCTCGGCCACGGACGGGCTCGGCTTCCGCCGGGAAGGGTTGACCGCGGAGCAGGTGACCCTGTGGGAAGACGATTCCCCCGCCCGCAACCTGGGTCTGAAGGAGGTTCAAACCGGCATGCGGCTAGTCGTCGTTTTGGATCCCGGGCTGGACCTGCTCTACAAGCTTCCCGACGGCGAGGCGCGCATCGACCGGCTGCGCCGCGCAATGGCCGATTGGCTCGGGACGCTTGGGCAACAGGGGATCGACGATCTGACGCTTGTCACCCCGCAGGGGATCGCCGTATCGCATGCTTCCGATCCGGAAACGTTCCTGGCCGGCCTGCGGGCGTATGCGCCGAAGATACCGGCGGAGCGGACGCTGGACGCCCTGCTGGTGGATGCGCTCGGGGCCGCGGCCGATCCGTTGCCGTATCCCGGAATGCGCGCGCTGATGATCGTGTTCTCCGCCTCGAGGCTTTCGCAGGCGGAGGACATCGGCAAAGGATTATGCCCGCGCGCCCGGGAACTGCACGCCCCGTTGTACGGGATCTGGTCCGGCCGCGTAGAGCCCTCGGCCCAAGCGGATATGGATGCCCTCGCGGGCTTGGCCGAAGAGTGCGGCGGCTACTCCGTCGCCCTGGAAAGCTCGACCGGGACGGCGACGATGTTGGGGGCCGTTGCCAGCCAGAGGATCCAATACCGGCTGGAGTATCGATCATCGGCTTCCGATTCCGGAGAACACACCCTCGCCGCCGCGGTGGCGCAGGAGGATTTCCAGGCCGAGACGGAGCCTCTGCGGTTTTCGCTGGCGGTCCAGCCGCCGGCGGTCGAATGGATCGATTTTCCGGAGCGGATAAGCCGCAAAGGAAGCGAGGTCTCCACTCACGTGGACGCCTATCTGCCCGGCGCCGTCGATTTGCGGGTCGAAGTCGTCTTTCCCGACGGGCACCCGCGGGAGATCGTCGCCATGCAGCTGTTTGCGGACGGAGAGTTGATCGAAGGGGAATGCCTGGGGAATCCGTGCCGCGGGATCCGCTTGGATTTGCGCCGGTACCCCTCGACGGCGACGATCCGCCTGCAGATGGTGGTCCGCGACGAACTCGGGCTGGAGGGAAAATCGGAGGAGCGGAAGCTTTGGCTTGCGGTGGAGCGTCCCGCGTTGTGGGATGTCTTCCGCCAACAATACCTTGTGCCGGCGGCGGTCATCCTGGGAGCGGCGGCGGCGGCCGGGATTCTGACCGCGACGCTGGTCAACCTGAACCGGATCCGCGCCGTGCGTGCGGCGGACGGATTGATCTTCCCGAACGCCGCCCCGGCGGCCGTGGTTCCGGGATCGGATCTGGCATCGCGCTTCGGCATCCGAAGGCGCAGGAAACGCTTCCCGGCCGAATCCCCGGCGGAGACCTACGCCGTGCTGGAAGAGCTCGGGGAAAGCGGCCGGCGTTACGAACTTACCGCCGAGGATGTGATCGTCGGCCGGGATCCGCGGGCGGCCGGGATCGTGCTGAACGATCCGTCGGTCTCTCCGCGCCACGGGCGGATCGTGCGCATGGGCGACGGGAGCCCGTGGATCTTCGATTTGGGATCGGCCGCGGGCTGCTGGAAGAATTTTGAGGAAGTTCCGCCGGAGGGGGCCTCCCTCCGGCAAGGGGACCGGTTGAATTTCGGACGGGCCGCGTTCCGCGTGCGGCTCAAGCCGCTCCCCGCCGGAAAGGAGATCCTCCATGAAGCGTAAAGACTCGCCTCGGTTGGAAACGGCGGCGGATTCGCACATCGGCCAGGTGCGGACGAACAACGAAGACCGCTTCGCAGTGGTCCCTTTGGAATGCAACGGGGTGAGGAGCGTATTGGCCCTGGTGGCCGACGGCGTAGGCGGGCATGCCGCAGGCGAGGTGGCTTCGCAGACGGCGGTGGAGACGGCGGTGAACGCGGTGCGCGCCGATCCGTGCGCCAATCCGGTGAAGGTCCTGCCGGAAGCCGTGATCCGCGCGGGGCAGGCGGTGTTCTCACAAGCCGCGAAGGATCCGGCCTTGCGGGGGATGGCCACCACGCTGGCGGCCGTCTGGGTGGTCGGGAGGCGGCTCTACAGCATCACCGTCGGCGATAGCCGGATCTATATGCGGCGGAAGGGAATTACATTCCAAGCCAGCGTCGATCACACTTGGGTCCAGGAAGCGGTGGAGCACGGATTGCTCACGCCCGACCAGGCCCATATGCATCCGAACGCGCACGTTCTGCGCCGGCATCTGGGCGGGGAGAAGGAT includes:
- a CDS encoding VWA domain-containing protein; protein product: MRFFDDWHTRRRIRSAGQALILIVLTFFGLLFFLGLMVDLGQIFLAKGYLRRAADAASLAAAAQFRENRTIVEMTKAAEEVALMNGVAPTTILVETCQSTGGTDAYLCPEPGEMPKKLVRVTVVMKYPMTFLVLLGINDVTLQEVSVSEAAAMDVVLVIDVSESMAWLGTTPEQRDPSMCNPPMDNCTPMREAKDAALQFIDRLLNKPAADEEDRLAIVTFANGWQGGERGTRVLPLDGGTTGWTSDNANAKNWVNGINVYDPGVAYINNGSPLPDPVPIHPVRMYTATNEFQGMVCLRTLVAADPSSDPKAEAISACGTTNIGGGLLMAGNQFAKAKRPDALWVVVLLTDGMANATFATRQDLGMGLPDEAIVLPGGSDPDYDSVIKTEVIPNFPLGFCPSGTWDGPSVDPAFSYCQDHDAKNYNSPTSGSYDADDFARDMGRFVGCPAVVASPATGCGSTKGQGAVIFAIGLGDEIDRRDPNNFAYGGELLRFIAAIGDDGNPDTNLCASEPDYKKNCGNYYYAQEGTDLGPVFEAIYSRIFTRLTA
- a CDS encoding pilus assembly protein; the encoded protein is MITELILGMKTAAAGSPSGRRRTRGQSLVEFTLVLPALLLLIFGIIEFARIFYSWLIVTNAVRTGERYAVTGDYMEKYCEGAHGAIADSRGDNDGDYCEKIIDTSNSAHAQAQDEMRAREEDYARLMSIVEVTNNAASGLLRATESSSNPLFPTVAFKTPGYFHIVVCSNSKGFGYTKMGSAADCECTPHDDAGNPMEGMVRVQVSITFEHPLIMPLISSVWPHITLHAERSGFLEQFRVARVLGVAPPGMLYNTNTFTPITPTLTPTITLTPTITDTPTITYTPTDTATPTSTDTTTNTNTPTSTSTNTPTRTVFTSTPSHTRTASRTYTPSRTRTPTRTRTATRTQTTTPTITNTPTITYTPSRTLSPTITYTPSITYTPSRTYTRTITRTSTSTRTPTRTRTPTRTRTITSTPTRTSTYTITLTPSRTYTRTPVTPTLTPTRTMTRTPVTPTLTRTHTQSPSRTPVIPSQTATPTPSRTLTPSVTRTATRSPSRTPSRTYTPASPTMTRTLTPLPTMHIG
- a CDS encoding HAMP domain-containing histidine kinase; this translates as MRALDRRLLARWLPVLVFGTAILSWIWIYSRFLRFFFYVPNPFLPQLTLIQWLTGFAAAILALARAGREAGPDRRAWLFLGIALTLWPLADGLEQFLPTHWSLFHNLLPRPAHIAAYGMAFAAVVFFAPIPQARFGRLRFLVDIVIHAASWGVLLWFLLVEPVLKPLQATLELRFWIALYAILDLILLMLVVWLQGGSERPSRMLWLLAGGYFLLSTHDLVTGFLVLQGGVQAYVYTGFLMVGGYALIAAAASASHPRNAADAEPSRAGADGFRRRWRRIEERWLPLVSTAALAIFLAAEWRRVGQADSLLLLATLGLSLLLFLREGIIAGQAEVAGYAMLIEHIEDPAFICDGGGRILLDNPPLRKLHSRVRASDRLEDLLPVSPEWDFLLREARTGGWGGEVWVTSSGRGSFPAWLVLQTLPRVEGGRERYAALLHDLSPQRRQEESLREAYRQAEESRRALERLSAQLEEKVAEKTADLSRALEQLEEQNRLLRSLDRLKSEFVALTSHELRTPLTAIGGGLELIAAHKQPLPAGIRTTLDLVRKETERLSRFVESILNLSALESGRMPLQIGPMRLDEALGRARSALAAAHGGPNSRNLRRLKIRIAKSLPDVAADEHILSSVFFQLIDNAFKYAPEGPVTVTAEAEGSGVKVVVADRGPGIPAEHRDRLFQMFSRLEDRDTPRVRGVGLGLYISRKMVEAMGGTIELAPAKRGLALCIRLRTFAEET
- a CDS encoding response regulator transcription factor, translating into MNRKILLVDDDESLRQVISQYLTQEGYRVFAAGSGAQALRLFYAERPDAVLLDLMMPGMDGWEVCARLRELSDAPILLVTARTSQEDKLRGFRLGIDDYLSKPFSLAELAARLQAVLARSRKPLAESERILAWQDLRMDLGKRQVWCGGKPVPLTPTEFRLLEILLRKQGSVASEEELREEIWGSERPIDSSAVRRYIWLLRQKVEIDPAKPARVLAVRGAGYRLGP
- a CDS encoding FHA domain-containing protein, producing the protein MERIRLPAVFALIAIPLCLTPCSASAAEGDTAYLFGLDNAQFPQISAFLSATDGLGFRREGLTAEQVTLWEDDSPARNLGLKEVQTGMRLVVVLDPGLDLLYKLPDGEARIDRLRRAMADWLGTLGQQGIDDLTLVTPQGIAVSHASDPETFLAGLRAYAPKIPAERTLDALLVDALGAAADPLPYPGMRALMIVFSASRLSQAEDIGKGLCPRARELHAPLYGIWSGRVEPSAQADMDALAGLAEECGGYSVALESSTGTATMLGAVASQRIQYRLEYRSSASDSGEHTLAAAVAQEDFQAETEPLRFSLAVQPPAVEWIDFPERISRKGSEVSTHVDAYLPGAVDLRVEVVFPDGHPREIVAMQLFADGELIEGECLGNPCRGIRLDLRRYPSTATIRLQMVVRDELGLEGKSEERKLWLAVERPALWDVFRQQYLVPAAVILGAAAAAGILTATLVNLNRIRAVRAADGLIFPNAAPAAVVPGSDLASRFGIRRRRKRFPAESPAETYAVLEELGESGRRYELTAEDVIVGRDPRAAGIVLNDPSVSPRHGRIVRMGDGSPWIFDLGSAAGCWKNFEEVPPEGASLRQGDRLNFGRAAFRVRLKPLPAGKEILHEA
- a CDS encoding serine/threonine-protein phosphatase, yielding MKRKDSPRLETAADSHIGQVRTNNEDRFAVVPLECNGVRSVLALVADGVGGHAAGEVASQTAVETAVNAVRADPCANPVKVLPEAVIRAGQAVFSQAAKDPALRGMATTLAAVWVVGRRLYSITVGDSRIYMRRKGITFQASVDHTWVQEAVEHGLLTPDQAHMHPNAHVLRRHLGGEKDPQPDPRLRISPDEPLPESAEHQGMTMEDGDALVLCTDGLSDLVQAEDIGRALRHRRLERTIQELIELARRRGGHDNITVAALRFPAAEAFGPFPNWLRRIVVFGLSALILAAAAVAAYAILLAPGR